From a single Oreochromis niloticus isolate F11D_XX linkage group LG4, O_niloticus_UMD_NMBU, whole genome shotgun sequence genomic region:
- the LOC100700404 gene encoding ras-related protein Rap-2a-like codes for MSFEVKEKTEVRLVFLGAGGVGKTALIQRFLKDTFEPKHRRTVEELHRKEYEVGGVKVTINIMDTSGSYSFPAMRRLSIQNSDAFALVYAVDDPDSLEAVKSLRDEILEIKEDKYTPIVVIGNKIDRNNERQVSSQDVESTVELDWNHSFLESSAKDNINVLEAFRELLQQANLPSWLSPALCRRRETFPKDSNKRPPMNKTNSCLLS; via the coding sequence ATGTCTTTTGAAGTGAAAGAGAAGACAGAGGTGCGTCTGGTGTTTTTGGGAGCAGGTGGAGTGGGGAAGACAGCCCTCATCCAACGTTTCCTCAAAGACACCTTTGAGCCAAAGCATCGGCGTACAGTGGAGGAGCTCCACAGGAAAGAATATGAGGTGGGGGGTGTCAAAGTCACTATCAACATCATGGACACCAGTGGCAGCTACTCCTTCCCCGCCATGCGCAGGCTCTCCATCCAGAACAGTGATGCCTTCGCTCTGGTCTACGCTGTGGATGACCCTGACTCTCTGGAGGCAGTCAAGAGTCTGCGGGATGAGATCCTAGAGATCAAAGAGGACAAGTACACACCGATTGTGGTGATAGGGAACAAGATTGACCGTAACAATGAGCGACAGGTGTCCAGCCAGGACGTGGAGTCCACTGTGGAGTTGGACTGGAACCACAGCTTCTTGGAGTCTTCAGCCAAAGACAACATCAATGTCCTGGAAGCTTTCAGGGAGCTGCTCCAGCAGGCCAACCTTCCTAGTTGGCTCAGTCCAGCACTGTGCCGGAGGCGGGAAACCTTCCCCAAAGACAGCAACAAACGACCACCTATGAACAAAACCAACAGCTGCCTCCTCTCATAG